In Nocardia yunnanensis, one DNA window encodes the following:
- a CDS encoding protein kinase domain-containing protein yields MSESPAQALARFAADWESTLRGDRGVPPRLAGYLPDAAAVRLAVLTDLVRVDMRQRWRRAGLEKRVADYRAEFPELGDSPAFADLVCEEFLARNRFRPVDLDSFTREYPEVTTEIRRRFDGEPAVPAPPMLPDGIEIGRRLDDFDLLTDLGGRNGHRMFLARQRSMQRLVAVRVESGVDSDSDTVAQLDHQHIVRVFDQRLIADGSSGKPLRLLYMQYLPGGTAEGVLAHLRAERAAGDSVDGRLLLRAIDAAMEAKGESRPAGSPVRTEIAGFSWPETVAWVGRRLADALEHGQRQGTLHHDIRPVHVLFTAEGVPKLADFALGPVYLSTGPEPNPAETLRYRSPEALAVLLDSTAPAPDTRSDIYSLGLVLWEMLTGTLPFEEPSDSEDAVAGLLARRMAGVPAASLAALPADTPAALRRVLLDCLRPEPSRRWQSGGQLAGQLDLCLDARARDLVDPPPHSLWDRVRGWPVPIAALCVGLPNAMASWYNVRINKSLIVDELSVADQHRFAQVALLNNAITFPLAAVLLLWLARRPLTLSYRLARGHDYGPERLARARSDTLLMAERAVWIPFAMWMIAGIAWPLALQAAGAHLPHNAFWHFFTAQVVCATIALAYPFFLIAVYAMRALYPQLLARGSVGPADRRQLSALARRSNVYLAAAASVPLLGVASMTFVSTADLWLVIVPLRVLSVGGVLAFVVTYWLSRLLEADLRALVRAIPEDAR; encoded by the coding sequence GTGAGCGAGTCACCGGCGCAAGCCCTCGCCCGCTTCGCCGCCGACTGGGAATCGACCCTGCGCGGCGATCGCGGCGTCCCACCCCGGCTGGCCGGATATCTGCCCGACGCCGCGGCGGTGCGGCTGGCCGTGCTCACCGATCTGGTGCGGGTCGACATGCGGCAGCGTTGGCGGCGCGCCGGTTTGGAGAAACGGGTCGCCGACTATCGCGCGGAATTCCCGGAGCTGGGCGACAGCCCGGCCTTCGCGGATCTAGTGTGCGAGGAGTTCTTGGCGCGCAACCGATTCCGGCCCGTCGACCTCGACAGCTTCACGCGCGAATACCCGGAGGTCACCACGGAGATCCGGCGGCGCTTCGACGGCGAGCCCGCGGTGCCCGCGCCGCCCATGCTGCCCGACGGCATCGAAATCGGCCGTCGCCTCGACGATTTCGACCTGCTGACCGATCTCGGCGGCCGCAACGGGCACCGCATGTTCCTGGCCCGGCAGCGATCCATGCAGCGGCTGGTGGCCGTGCGGGTGGAGTCGGGCGTGGACAGCGACAGCGACACCGTCGCCCAGCTGGATCACCAGCACATCGTGCGCGTCTTCGATCAGCGTCTCATCGCCGACGGCAGCAGCGGAAAACCGTTGCGGCTGTTGTACATGCAGTATCTGCCCGGCGGCACGGCCGAGGGCGTGCTGGCTCATCTGCGCGCCGAACGCGCGGCCGGCGACAGCGTGGACGGCCGGCTGCTGCTGCGGGCCATCGACGCGGCCATGGAGGCCAAGGGCGAGAGCAGGCCCGCCGGGTCGCCGGTGCGCACCGAGATCGCGGGATTCAGCTGGCCGGAGACCGTGGCGTGGGTGGGCCGGCGGTTGGCGGACGCGCTCGAGCACGGGCAGCGGCAGGGCACGCTGCATCACGACATCCGGCCCGTGCACGTGCTGTTCACGGCCGAGGGCGTGCCGAAGCTCGCGGACTTCGCGCTGGGACCGGTGTACCTGAGCACCGGACCGGAGCCGAATCCGGCCGAGACCCTGCGCTACCGGTCGCCGGAGGCGCTGGCGGTGCTGCTGGACTCCACCGCACCCGCGCCCGACACGCGCAGCGATATCTATTCGCTGGGGCTGGTGCTGTGGGAAATGCTCACCGGCACACTACCGTTCGAGGAGCCCTCCGACAGCGAGGACGCCGTGGCCGGCCTGCTCGCCCGGCGCATGGCCGGGGTGCCGGCGGCGAGCCTGGCCGCGCTGCCCGCCGACACCCCCGCCGCGCTGCGCCGGGTACTGCTGGATTGCCTGCGGCCCGAACCCTCGCGGCGCTGGCAGAGCGGCGGCCAGCTGGCCGGGCAGCTGGACCTGTGCCTCGACGCGCGTGCCCGCGATCTGGTGGACCCGCCGCCGCACAGTCTGTGGGACCGGGTGCGCGGCTGGCCGGTGCCGATCGCGGCGCTGTGCGTGGGCCTGCCCAATGCCATGGCCAGCTGGTACAACGTGCGAATCAACAAGAGCCTCATCGTGGACGAGCTGTCGGTGGCCGATCAGCATCGCTTCGCGCAGGTGGCGTTGTTGAACAATGCCATCACCTTCCCGCTGGCGGCGGTGCTGCTGCTGTGGCTGGCGCGCCGCCCGCTGACGCTGTCCTATCGGCTGGCCCGCGGCCACGACTACGGTCCGGAGCGCTTGGCGCGCGCCCGGTCCGACACGCTGCTGATGGCCGAGCGGGCGGTGTGGATTCCGTTCGCCATGTGGATGATCGCCGGGATCGCCTGGCCGCTGGCGTTGCAGGCCGCGGGAGCGCACCTGCCGCACAACGCCTTCTGGCATTTCTTCACCGCCCAGGTGGTGTGCGCGACCATCGCGCTGGCCTATCCGTTCTTCCTGATCGCGGTGTACGCCATGCGGGCGCTGTATCCGCAACTGCTGGCGCGGGGCTCGGTGGGGCCCGCCGATCGGCGGCAGCTCTCGGCGCTGGCTCGGCGCAGCAATGTGTATCTGGCCGCGGCCGCCTCGGTGCCGCTGCTGGGGGTGGCCAGCATGACGTTCGTGTCCACCGCGGATCTGTGGCTGGTGATCGTGCCGCTGCGGGTGCTCAGCGTGGGCGGGGTGCTGGCGTTCGTGGTGACCTACTGGCTGTCGCGACTGCTGGAGGCGGACCTGCGGGCGCTGGTGCGCGCCATTCCCGAAGACGCGCGCTGA
- a CDS encoding nucleoside/nucleotide kinase family protein — protein sequence MAIRGSVETSLAELAARVRRRADGQPGRFLLGIAGPPGAGKSTLARGIRDELNLAAGTRIAEVAPMDGFHLTNTQLRALGVLDRKGEPDTFDAAGYVALLRTVRETALGVPVPWPTYDREVHEPVPGGVVIDAASIVVTEGNYLLLDDRAHPEWAEVRPLLDETWYLDVPRPIIEQRLLRRHIRGGRTPEAAKTKVAQSDLRNAALVEATRARADLVLRKAGRGYRID from the coding sequence GTGGCGATACGCGGCAGTGTCGAAACCTCCTTGGCGGAGTTGGCGGCTCGCGTCCGCCGCCGCGCGGACGGGCAGCCCGGTCGGTTTCTACTCGGGATCGCGGGGCCGCCCGGCGCGGGCAAATCCACGCTCGCCCGGGGCATTCGCGACGAACTGAACCTGGCCGCCGGCACCCGGATCGCGGAGGTCGCGCCCATGGACGGCTTCCACCTGACCAATACCCAACTGCGCGCCCTCGGCGTCCTGGACCGCAAGGGCGAACCCGATACCTTCGACGCCGCAGGCTATGTCGCGCTGCTGCGCACGGTGCGCGAGACCGCGCTCGGCGTGCCCGTGCCCTGGCCCACCTACGATCGCGAGGTCCACGAACCGGTGCCCGGCGGTGTCGTCATCGACGCGGCGAGCATCGTGGTCACCGAGGGCAACTACCTGCTGCTAGACGATCGCGCCCACCCGGAGTGGGCCGAGGTGCGCCCGCTGCTCGACGAGACCTGGTACCTGGACGTGCCGCGGCCGATCATCGAACAACGGTTGCTGCGCAGGCACATTCGCGGCGGCCGGACGCCGGAGGCGGCGAAAACCAAAGTCGCCCAGAGCGATCTGCGCAATGCCGCGCTGGTCGAAGCCACCCGCGCCCGCGCCGATCTGGTGTTGCGCAAGGCGGGACGCGGCTACCGCATCGACTGA
- a CDS encoding PfkB family carbohydrate kinase, producing MGSRSAVFAGLSTLDLAYAVDRYPAEDSKTQAGDLFLGAGGPAANAAVAYAFVSGRTPALVTALGKHALAELIRGDLRAHGVAARDLTPDGDQQPPVSSIIVATGAATRTIVSLDGSRIHPELDDAAIELLSTATVLLLDGHYPRPALRLAAAARAAGVPVVLDAGRWRPVHTELLSAVDIAICSHAFAPPGVSEGSADAVLDFLHAAGPRFAAISHGGAAIRYSMPGDRGAIHVPAAPAVDTLGAGDILHGAFCHFYERDADFPSALRQAAEIATLSCRYVGTREWMRHHASQSMR from the coding sequence ATGGGTAGCAGGAGCGCGGTTTTCGCCGGATTGTCGACGCTGGATCTCGCCTATGCCGTCGACCGGTATCCCGCCGAGGACTCCAAGACCCAGGCCGGCGACCTGTTCCTGGGCGCGGGCGGACCGGCCGCCAATGCCGCGGTCGCCTACGCCTTCGTGTCCGGGCGAACCCCGGCGCTGGTCACCGCGCTGGGCAAACACGCTCTGGCGGAACTGATCCGGGGCGATCTGCGCGCACACGGCGTCGCCGCGCGCGATCTCACCCCGGACGGGGACCAGCAGCCGCCGGTCTCGTCGATCATCGTCGCCACCGGGGCCGCCACCCGCACCATCGTGTCGCTGGACGGCTCCCGGATCCATCCGGAACTCGACGACGCCGCGATCGAATTGCTGTCTACCGCAACGGTTCTGCTGCTGGACGGCCACTATCCGCGCCCGGCGCTGCGGCTGGCGGCGGCGGCCCGGGCGGCGGGCGTGCCGGTGGTGCTGGACGCCGGGCGCTGGCGACCCGTGCACACCGAACTGCTGTCCGCCGTCGACATCGCCATCTGCTCCCACGCCTTCGCACCGCCCGGGGTGTCCGAGGGTTCGGCCGATGCGGTGCTGGACTTCCTGCACGCGGCCGGACCACGCTTCGCCGCGATCTCCCATGGCGGCGCGGCCATCCGCTACTCGATGCCCGGGGACCGCGGTGCGATTCACGTCCCCGCCGCCCCGGCCGTCGACACGCTCGGTGCGGGCGACATTCTGCACGGAGCGTTCTGCCACTTCTACGAACGTGATGCGGATTTCCCGTCGGCGTTGCGGCAGGCGGCCGAGATCGCCACCCTGTCCTGCCGGTACGTCGGCACCCGGGAATGGATGCGCCACCACGCTTCTCAGTCGATGCGGTAG
- a CDS encoding SDR family oxidoreductase has protein sequence MSDFATIAGKVVVITGGARGIGLATATALQALGAKIAIGDIDETTVKESGAARGFDVYGTLDVTDPQSFTDFLDEVERRLGPIDVLINNAGIMPTGRVVDEPDQITRRILDINVYGVILGSKLAIARMLPRGRGHVINIASLAGESHIPGLATYNASKHAVLGFTDTLREEYRGTGVEFSSVLPTLTKTELGTGISLPKLMRPAEPEEIADAIAKLIASPRAKARVTAVAGLIAQVVGLLPQSVGDAIGRALGSQSAFLDDVDSDARKAYEHRVRD, from the coding sequence ATGTCCGACTTCGCGACCATTGCCGGGAAGGTCGTCGTCATCACCGGCGGCGCGCGCGGCATCGGCCTGGCCACCGCCACCGCGCTGCAGGCGCTGGGCGCCAAGATCGCCATCGGCGATATCGACGAGACCACCGTCAAGGAGTCCGGCGCGGCCCGGGGTTTCGACGTCTACGGCACGCTCGACGTCACCGATCCGCAGTCGTTCACGGACTTCCTCGACGAGGTGGAGCGGCGCCTCGGGCCGATCGACGTGCTGATCAACAATGCCGGCATCATGCCCACCGGGCGCGTGGTGGACGAGCCGGACCAGATCACCCGCCGCATCCTCGACATCAACGTGTACGGCGTGATCCTGGGCTCCAAGCTGGCCATCGCGCGCATGCTGCCGCGCGGGCGCGGGCATGTCATCAATATCGCCTCGCTCGCGGGCGAGAGCCACATTCCGGGCCTGGCCACCTACAACGCGAGCAAGCACGCGGTGCTGGGGTTCACCGACACCCTGCGCGAGGAGTACCGGGGCACCGGCGTGGAGTTCTCCTCGGTGCTGCCGACATTGACGAAAACCGAACTGGGCACCGGGATTTCGCTGCCCAAGCTGATGCGCCCGGCCGAGCCGGAGGAGATCGCCGACGCGATCGCCAAGTTGATCGCGTCGCCGCGGGCCAAGGCGCGCGTCACCGCGGTCGCGGGCCTCATCGCACAGGTGGTGGGCCTGCTGCCGCAGTCGGTGGGCGATGCCATCGGGCGGGCGCTGGGCTCGCAGTCGGCCTTCCTCGACGATGTGGATTCCGACGCGCGCAAGGCCTACGAGCATCGGGTGCGTGACTAG
- a CDS encoding aldehyde dehydrogenase family protein: MTNTEAAGTARKTGTRKSAGTAAKAAGKSEPAPATELEVRNPATGALAGTVPIDTADTVAAKVRELRAHQPAWEALGPDGRKEWLLKLQDWLVDNTDRLADVLQSETGKARVDSLIDPAFSVDLTGYYARRAAKFLADEHPSPHSPLARVKQLTTVFRPYQVVGVITPWNFPLAMPVIDVIPALAAGAAVILKPSEVTPLSAVELARGWREIGAPPVFEVVTGAGETGAAVVGNADYIQFTGSTATGRKIAAACTERMIPFSLELGGKDPAIVLADADLDRAAHGIAFGGLFNAGQVCISVERVYVEAPVYDEFLAKLTAAVREIRQGVDGRKPEFDMGALANENQAQIVQRHVEDAVKAGARITTGGKRTGVGTLFEPTVLADVDHTMSCMTEETFGPTLPVMKVADEAEAVRMANDSIYGLSASVWSGDKDRAERVARQLNAGAVNINDVFANMFSFALPMGGWGLSGTGARWGGANGVRKYCRQQAITKPLLPTQTKEPLWFPYSPAKLTVAMAAMRAAGTRGLRRIDLPAIIKTVRGM; encoded by the coding sequence CCGGAAAATCGGAACCGGCCCCGGCGACCGAGCTCGAGGTCCGCAATCCGGCGACGGGGGCGCTGGCGGGCACGGTGCCCATCGATACCGCCGACACGGTGGCCGCCAAGGTGCGCGAGTTGCGCGCGCACCAGCCCGCCTGGGAGGCGCTGGGCCCCGACGGGCGCAAGGAATGGCTGCTGAAGCTGCAGGACTGGTTGGTGGACAATACCGATCGCCTCGCCGACGTGCTGCAGTCCGAGACCGGCAAGGCCCGCGTGGACTCGCTCATCGACCCGGCGTTCTCGGTCGATCTGACCGGCTATTACGCCCGCCGCGCCGCGAAATTCCTTGCCGACGAACATCCTTCGCCGCACAGCCCGCTGGCCCGGGTCAAGCAGCTGACCACGGTGTTCCGGCCCTACCAGGTGGTCGGGGTGATCACGCCGTGGAACTTCCCGCTGGCCATGCCGGTCATCGACGTGATCCCGGCGCTGGCGGCGGGCGCGGCGGTGATCCTGAAACCCTCCGAGGTGACCCCGCTTTCGGCGGTCGAGCTGGCGCGCGGCTGGCGCGAGATCGGTGCGCCGCCGGTGTTCGAGGTCGTCACCGGCGCGGGTGAGACGGGCGCGGCCGTGGTCGGGAACGCCGACTACATCCAGTTCACCGGTTCCACCGCCACCGGCCGCAAGATCGCGGCGGCCTGTACCGAGCGCATGATCCCGTTCAGTCTCGAACTGGGCGGCAAGGATCCGGCCATCGTGCTGGCCGACGCCGACCTGGATCGCGCGGCGCACGGCATCGCCTTCGGCGGGCTGTTCAACGCCGGGCAGGTGTGCATCTCGGTCGAACGCGTCTACGTGGAAGCGCCCGTGTACGACGAGTTCCTGGCGAAGCTGACCGCCGCGGTGCGGGAGATCCGCCAGGGCGTGGACGGCCGCAAACCCGAGTTCGACATGGGCGCGCTGGCCAACGAGAACCAGGCGCAGATCGTGCAGCGGCATGTCGAGGACGCGGTGAAGGCGGGCGCGCGGATCACCACGGGCGGCAAACGCACCGGTGTCGGAACGCTTTTCGAGCCGACCGTGCTCGCCGACGTCGACCACACCATGTCCTGCATGACCGAGGAGACCTTCGGCCCCACCCTGCCGGTCATGAAGGTGGCCGACGAGGCGGAAGCCGTTCGGATGGCCAATGATTCGATCTACGGCCTGTCCGCGTCGGTGTGGTCGGGCGACAAGGATCGCGCCGAACGCGTTGCGCGGCAATTGAACGCGGGCGCGGTGAACATCAACGACGTCTTCGCCAATATGTTCAGCTTCGCCCTGCCCATGGGCGGCTGGGGACTGTCGGGTACCGGCGCCCGCTGGGGCGGGGCCAATGGCGTCCGCAAGTACTGCCGCCAGCAGGCCATCACCAAGCCGCTGCTGCCCACGCAGACCAAAGAGCCGCTGTGGTTCCCGTATTCGCCCGCCAAGCTGACCGTCGCCATGGCCGCCATGCGGGCCGCCGGCACGCGCGGCCTGCGCCGGATCGACCTGCCCGCCATCATCAAGACCGTTCGGGGGATGTAG